Genomic DNA from Providencia sp. PROV188:
GCACGGTCGAAATCACGATAAATCAGCACGTTTTCCCATGGAATTAACACATGATCCATGACCAGAATGGCATCATTCTCATCAAAACGGCTTGATAACGGATAATCAAACGGAGCTCCTGTTGCACCAGCAACTAACTCGTAAGATGCACGGGAAATTAATTTCACACCGTCCGCATCCATTGGCGCAACAAACATCAGCGCAAAATCAGGGTTATCACCCATGACTTGTGCAGAACCAAAACCGATAAAGTTGTAGTGTGTTAACGCAGAGTTGGTTGCAACAACTTTTGCACCGCTGACGATAATACCTGCATCAGTTTCTTTTTCTAGCTTTATATAAACATCTTTAACTTCATCAGCGGGCTTATGGCGATCAATAGGTGGGTTAACAATTGCATGGTTAAAGTATAAACCGCTCTCTTGAATACGTTTGTACCAGTTGCGTGCGTTATCGGCAAACTGGCCGTAATATTCTGGGTTAGCGCCTAAACAGCTGGCGAATGCCGCCTTATAGTCTGGAGTGCGTCCCATCCATCCGTAGCTTTGGCGTGACCAATCTGCGATGGCGTCGCGTTGTTGGCGTAGGTCATCTGCACTTTTTGCGAAGCGGAAGAATTTGTGTGTATACCCGCCGTTGCCTGTATCTGTGCCCCAGCAAAGCTGGTCATGAGTCGATTTATCATGAAGCGCATCATATAACTGTCCTATAGAAGCTGCTGAGTTACGAAAAGCAGGGTGCGTGGTGACATCTTTAACACGCTCACCATAGATATAAATCTCGCGACCATCTTGTAAACTTTTTAGATATTCTTGGCTATTAAATGGGCGCTTAGCATCGGAACGAAAATCTTCTGGTTTCATGTCTACCTCGTTTTAGAAC
This window encodes:
- the hpaB gene encoding 4-hydroxyphenylacetate 3-monooxygenase, oxygenase component, whose product is MKPEDFRSDAKRPFNSQEYLKSLQDGREIYIYGERVKDVTTHPAFRNSAASIGQLYDALHDKSTHDQLCWGTDTGNGGYTHKFFRFAKSADDLRQQRDAIADWSRQSYGWMGRTPDYKAAFASCLGANPEYYGQFADNARNWYKRIQESGLYFNHAIVNPPIDRHKPADEVKDVYIKLEKETDAGIIVSGAKVVATNSALTHYNFIGFGSAQVMGDNPDFALMFVAPMDADGVKLISRASYELVAGATGAPFDYPLSSRFDENDAILVMDHVLIPWENVLIYRDFDRARNWAVQGGFARLFPLQACVRLAVKLDFITGLLQKSLECTGVIDFRGVQADLGEVVAWRNLFWSLTDAMCSEAKAWEGGAFLPDTQAIQTYRVMAPMAYTKIKNIIESNVTSGLIYLPSSVRDMNNPEIDKYLAKYVRGSNGMDHVERIKILKLMWDAIGSEFGGRHELYEINYAGSQDEIRLQCLRHAYGSGNMKAMTDMVDRCLSDYDQHGWKRPHLHNNNDINLLDSLLK